From a region of the Salvelinus alpinus chromosome 2, SLU_Salpinus.1, whole genome shotgun sequence genome:
- the LOC139549829 gene encoding zinc finger protein 180-like: MHTGERPYSCNQCGKCFFTSSNLTKHQRTHTGEKPYSCNQCGKSFAQSGDLKIHQRLHTGEKPYGCDQCGKSFNQSSSLIVHQRTHTGEKPYGCDQCGKSFIQSSSLMVHQRSHTGEKPYSCTECRKSFATAGCLMTHQRTHTGEKPYSCDQCGKSFTQLNSLIVHLRTHTGEKPYSCSQCGKSFNWLNSLVSHQRTHTGEKPHSCNQCDKRFSDKRYLIKHQKIHS, encoded by the coding sequence atgcacacaggagagagaccctatagctgtaatcaatgtgggaagtgtTTTtttacatctagcaatctgactaaacaccagagaacacacacaggagagaaaccatatagctgtaatcaatgtgggaagagttttgctcaaTCTGGAGATCTGAAGATACACCAGAgactacacacaggagagaaaccttatggctgtgatcaatgtgggaagagttttaatcAGTCAAGCAGCCTGatagtacaccagagaacacacacaggagagaaaccttatggctgtgatcaatgtgggaagagttttattcaGTCAAGCAGCCTGATGGTACACCAGAgatcacacacaggagagaaaccatatagctgtactGAATGTAGGAAGAGTTTTGCTACAGCTGGCTGTCTGAtgacacaccagagaacacacacaggagagaaaccttatagctgtgatcaatgtgggaagagttttactcaatTAAACAGCCTGATTGTGCatctgagaacacacacaggagagaaaccttatagctgtagtcaatgtgggaagagttttaattGGCTTAACAGcctggtatcacaccagagaacacacacaggagagaagcctcatagctgtaatcaatgtgacaAGAGATTCTCAGATAAAAGATATCTgattaaacatcagaaaatacatagttga
- the LOC139550296 gene encoding probable DNA-directed RNA polymerase I subunit RPA43 has translation MSSLNFSPLVKEEVICWTEKEALGLNIVVKEEKEEEDVTVKQEVEKEAVTVKEEEKDVSVKEEEDAFRVKEEEDVTVKEEEDAVFGVKKEREITVTLKDEEEEIGDLINTRQ, from the exons atgagctccctaaacttctcccctcttgttaaagaagaggtgatctgctggacggagaaagaagctctggggctgaacattgtcgtgaaagaggagaaggaagaagaggatgtcacagtaaaacaagaagtagagaaggaggctgttacagtgaaagaagaagagaaagacgtttcagtgaaagaagaggaagacgcgttcagagtgaaagaggaggaagatgttacagtgaaagaagaggaggatgcagtttttggagtgaagaaggaaagggagattactgtcacattgaaagatgaagaggaggagataggagatctgattaacacca gacaatga